A single genomic interval of Pomacea canaliculata isolate SZHN2017 linkage group LG5, ASM307304v1, whole genome shotgun sequence harbors:
- the LOC112564158 gene encoding SMC5-SMC6 complex localization factor protein 2-like isoform X5 yields the protein MTQGQVSKLDHLITEEASLELSWKEDEEIQPEKNTTKLLGDTEQSAPWLFSVPPQHGEKGGTVRVAAKNSECLQMESSPIPTVISVRSDSVPSKRVVERTLTVPLLSWKEVSFDLRQRDSLNSISGKNETEHKKMVNPVKDQVYGSDARSGISSLEEATGNADGSLHTRSTQRVTPHGQSSVQETENAFSCNNPDNRSHGHREEGWQTKDKQPFLISPEKLQAFRNALKGSEKFRPKWPQSDTDLSHDDEEKMREPDIVKERRLISHTGQEQGHLAITEHNVEVEMEELEESEVFQMDIDAENRYTPPGSVVHTNIPEFSVPGEPCGNQNLVTPAKHFEHSATAAGMRQVLTNMQDRCSTSMKSVYLETCDEFSHHTRRQGSSESSSSSPPVLEPIYGKESKQPELVKLHQMGTQNTTITLSKEASSLSVLPRQGNRRFSKSSEEAVCHSNSLDSSRHQDQHDTLDATAQNSRNTQEPVSAKLKEKSVTALPHPFDASKHCADHERVDFFDDIYNGAVIPSFSSDSSDDELSEGLDSPLKFSAAHHSSPSSRCDSLSLQHNSNLVDEATPDTSIHSFSTAQPAAQYSLDYLLMETKKNEAVNKEIQTLQEKLQRGILLGGFEAVGENECNSDDDGLSAEHREALEKLKLNYSHIPEVHPGEVVLLATGCGRIFNEALSPLRCGFSPSNNSSLEKEIANIQPAYVSDLICSGVISMTSLSCKESLMRWMFFLSSVHSNGIIALKCVEEIAEMIQWHMETNRPECNTWSPEISDILRIFVNWGAKPEKVIFDQSVVCNINQLSEVLDEGHSVPQPKVTYRNIEAVLRVLSSCLQARPSYSNGELTQLLLMLCKLALDPMLSNQILQYEIQVCLSSVMKCYSLKQWLTAVPSLSHQLARLTSHHHNHVYLAQHLGFSERSRQLQQQMAFQLLKDALPLGDGGDVENTEKEVRKFKLKDLTELLPR from the exons ATGACTCAAGGACAAGTTTCAAAATTGGATCATCTTATCACAGAGGAAGCATCATTGGAG CTGTCATGGAAAGAAG atgAGGAAATTCAGCCAGAGAAGAACACTACAAAGCTGCTAGGTGACACAGAGCAATCTGCACCTTGGCTATTTTCTGTGCCACCACAACACGGGGAAAAAGGAGGAACCGTCAGGGTGGCTGCTAAAAATAGTGAATGTCTTCAGATGGAGTCTTCACCTATTCCTACTGTTATCAGTGTACGCTCAGATAGTGTGCCAAGCAAGCGTGTTGTTGAAAGAACTCTGACTGTTCCTCTTTTGAGTTGGAAAGAAGTTAGTTTTGACCTAAGACAGAGGGATTCACTGAACTCTATCAGTGGCAAAAATGAGACAGagcataaaaaaatggtaaatcCGGTGAAAGACCAAGTTTATGGATCAGATGCAAGATCTGGTATAAGCAGTTTGGAAGAAGCAACTGGCAATGCTGATGGCTCTCTACACACAAGGTCCACACAAAGAGTAACGCCTCATGGACAGTCATCTGTACAAGAAACTGAGAATGCATTCAGTTGTAATAATCCTGATAACAGATCACATGGTCATCGTGAAGAAGGATGGCAAACCAAAGACAAGCAGCCTTTTTTGATCTCTCCAGAAAAACTCCAAGCATTTCGGAATGCCTTAAAGGGGTCTGAGAAATTCAGACCTAAATGGCCTCAATCTGACACTGATTTATCTCATGACGATGAAGAAAAGATGAGAGAACCAGATATAGTGAAGGAAAGAAGGCTAATTTCACATACTGGGCAAGAACAAGGGCACTTGGCAATAACTGAGCATAATGTAGAGGTTGAGATGGAAGAACTTGAAGAATCTGAAGTCTTCCAGATGGACATTGATGCTGAGAATCGGTATACACCCCCAGGTAGTGTTGTTCACACCAACATCCCAGAATTTTCTGTTCCTGGTGAGCCGTGTGGCAATCAAAACTTGGTGACTCCAGCAAAGCACTTTGAGCATTCTGCTACAGCAGCGGGAATGAGACAGGTTTTAACAAATATGCAGGACAGATGTTCCACAAGTATGAAGTCAGTTTACTTGGAAACATGTGATGAGTTCAGTCATCATACAAGAAGACAGGGATCCTCAGAAAGCAGCTCCTCATCGCCTCCTGTCCTAGAACCCATCTATGGCAAGGAATCAAAACAGCCTGAGCTTGTAAAACTTCACCAGATGGGCACCCAGAATACTACCATTACTTTAAGTAAAGAAGCATCCAGCTTAAGTGTACTTCCTAGGCAAGGCAACAGAAGATTTTCTAAAAGCTCAGAGGAAGCTGTTTGCCATTCGAACAGTCTGGACTCCAGTAGACATCAGGATCAACATGATACTTTGGATGCCACTGCCCAGAACTCCAGAAATACACAAGAGCCTGTTTCTGCAAAGCTGAAAGAGAAATCGGTTACAGCCTTACCTCATCCTTTTGATGCAAGCAAGCATTGTGCTGACCATGAAAGGGTTGACTTCTTTGACGACATTTACAATG GTGCTGTGATTCCATCGTTTAGCAGTGATTCCTCTGATGATGAATTGAGTGAAGGGCTAGATTCACCTTTAAAATT TTCTGCAGCTCATCATTCATCACCTTCATCACGATGTGATTCACTTAGCTTGCAGCATAACAGT AACTTGGTGGATGAGGCCACACCTGATACATCCATTCACTCCTTCAGTACAGCACAGCCTGCAGCTCAGTATTCTTTGGATTACCTGCTCATggagaccaaaaaaaat GAGGCAGTCAACAAAGAGATTCAGACCCTGCAAGAAAAACTTCAG AGAGGAATCTTGCTTGGAGGCTTTGAGGCTGTAGGCGAGAATGAATGCAACTCTGATGATG ATGGTCTTTCAGCAGAACATCGAGAAGCACTTGAAAAA TTAAAGCTCAACTATAGCCACATTCCAGAAGTACACCCTGGTGAAGTAGTTTTGCTAGCTACAGGCTGTGGCAGAATATTTAACGAAGCACTGTCACCTCTCAGGTGTGGATTTTCACCTTCAAACAACAGCAGTCTGGAAAAAGAGATTGCCAACATCCAGCCAG CATATGTGTCTGATCTGATTTGCTCAGGAGTTATATCCATGACCTCCTTATCCTGCAAGGAGTCCTTAATGCGGTGGATGTTCTTTCTGT CTTCGGTGCATAGTAATGGGATCATTGCACTGAAGTGTGTTGAGGAGATAGCTGAAATGATACAATGGCATATGGAAACAAATAGACCAGAATGTAACACTTGGTCTCCAGAAATTTCTGACATCCTGCGTATTTTTGTCAACTGGG GAGCCAAGCCAGAGAAAGTCATATTTGATCAGAGTGTTGTATGTAATATAAATCAGTTGAG TGAGGTGCTGGATGAAGGACATTCTGTACCTCAGCCTAAAGTGACCTACAGAAACATCGAAGCTGTATTGAGGGTGTTGTCATCTTGTCTTCAGGCGag GCCTAGCTACAGTAACGGAGAACTGACAcagctgttgctgatgttgtgcAAGCTGGCTTTGGATCCGATGCTTAGCAA CCAGATATTGCAGTATGAGATTCAAGTGTGCTTGTCTTCTGTTATGAAGTGCTATAGTCTTAAGCAGTGGCTCACAGCT GTGCCATCACTGAGCCATCAGCTAGCCAGACTGACTAGTCACCACCACAACCATGTATATTTGGCACAACACCTAGGTTTCAGTGAGAGGAGTAGGCAGCTGCAGCAACAGATGGCTTTCCAGCTGCTCAAGGATGCACTGCCTctaggtgatggtggtgatgttgaAAATACTGAGAAAGAAGTCAGAAAATTTAAG TTGAAAGATCTGACAGAACTGCTGCCCAGATGA
- the LOC112564158 gene encoding uncharacterized protein LOC112564158 isoform X2, giving the protein MDSLRDSHDEIKCSKSGLFSSSKECQHLHAIGCALCKHEQGTVDENSVCKHFSSETLVKHKLSSEQQTKNNFGLPDIIYEDISDGEVQPDVESFKETVCSFNCNSKPTKRSQLERSHSNSFEVQTLSKLSLEQQTEDSHGLFGTVYEDLSDEEIQLAEESAMYREVHICAGHSELKIENHKVLSNNTIYENVSDDEIQPNGKYLLCRDYSCAGNSELKAENRQGLSNNTIYENVSDEEIQPEKNTTKLLGDTEQSAPWLFSVPPQHGEKGGTVRVAAKNSECLQMESSPIPTVISVRSDSVPSKRVVERTLTVPLLSWKEVSFDLRQRDSLNSISGKNETEHKKMVNPVKDQVYGSDARSGISSLEEATGNADGSLHTRSTQRVTPHGQSSVQETENAFSCNNPDNRSHGHREEGWQTKDKQPFLISPEKLQAFRNALKGSEKFRPKWPQSDTDLSHDDEEKMREPDIVKERRLISHTGQEQGHLAITEHNVEVEMEELEESEVFQMDIDAENRYTPPGSVVHTNIPEFSVPGEPCGNQNLVTPAKHFEHSATAAGMRQVLTNMQDRCSTSMKSVYLETCDEFSHHTRRQGSSESSSSSPPVLEPIYGKESKQPELVKLHQMGTQNTTITLSKEASSLSVLPRQGNRRFSKSSEEAVCHSNSLDSSRHQDQHDTLDATAQNSRNTQEPVSAKLKEKSVTALPHPFDASKHCADHERVDFFDDIYNGAVIPSFSSDSSDDELSEGLDSPLKFSAAHHSSPSSRCDSLSLQHNSNLVDEATPDTSIHSFSTAQPAAQYSLDYLLMETKKNEAVNKEIQTLQEKLQRGILLGGFEAVGENECNSDDDGLSAEHREALEKLKLNYSHIPEVHPGEVVLLATGCGRIFNEALSPLRCGFSPSNNSSLEKEIANIQPAYVSDLICSGVISMTSLSCKESLMRWMFFLSSVHSNGIIALKCVEEIAEMIQWHMETNRPECNTWSPEISDILRIFVNWGAKPEKVIFDQSVVCNINQLSEVLDEGHSVPQPKVTYRNIEAVLRVLSSCLQA; this is encoded by the exons ATGGATTCATTAAGGGATTCTCATGACGagataaaatgttcaaaatcaGGACTTTTTAGTAGCAGCAAGGAATGTCAACATCTTCACGCTATCGGTTGTGCATTGTGCAAACATGAACAAGGTACTGTTGATGAAAATTCCGTATGTAAACACTTTTCCTCTGAGACATTGGTAAAGCACAAGCTATCTTCagagcaacaaacaaaaaacaactttggCTTACCTGATATTATTTATGAAGATATTTCAGATGGAGAGGTTCAGCCAGATGTAGAATCTTTCAAGGAAACTGTGTGTAGTTTTAATTGTAACAGCAAACCAACCAAAAGAAGTCAGTTGGAAAGGTCGCACAGTAATTCTTTTGAAGTTCAGACTTTGTCCAAGTTATCTTTAGAGCAACAAACAGAAGACAGTCATGGCTTATTTGGTACTGTTTATGAAGATCTTTCAGATGAAGAAATTCAGCTAGCTGAAGAATCTGCAATGTACAGAGAAGTTCACATATGTGCAGGTCATtcagaattaaagatagaaaaccACAAAGTTTTAAGTAATAACACTATATatgaaaatgtttcagatgATGAAATTCAACCAAAtgggaaatatttattatgcagAGATTACTCTTGTGCAGGTAACTCTGAGTTAAAGGCAGAAAACCGCCAGGGCTTGAGCAATAACACCATATatgaaaatgtttcagatgAGGAAATTCAGCCAGAGAAGAACACTACAAAGCTGCTAGGTGACACAGAGCAATCTGCACCTTGGCTATTTTCTGTGCCACCACAACACGGGGAAAAAGGAGGAACCGTCAGGGTGGCTGCTAAAAATAGTGAATGTCTTCAGATGGAGTCTTCACCTATTCCTACTGTTATCAGTGTACGCTCAGATAGTGTGCCAAGCAAGCGTGTTGTTGAAAGAACTCTGACTGTTCCTCTTTTGAGTTGGAAAGAAGTTAGTTTTGACCTAAGACAGAGGGATTCACTGAACTCTATCAGTGGCAAAAATGAGACAGagcataaaaaaatggtaaatcCGGTGAAAGACCAAGTTTATGGATCAGATGCAAGATCTGGTATAAGCAGTTTGGAAGAAGCAACTGGCAATGCTGATGGCTCTCTACACACAAGGTCCACACAAAGAGTAACGCCTCATGGACAGTCATCTGTACAAGAAACTGAGAATGCATTCAGTTGTAATAATCCTGATAACAGATCACATGGTCATCGTGAAGAAGGATGGCAAACCAAAGACAAGCAGCCTTTTTTGATCTCTCCAGAAAAACTCCAAGCATTTCGGAATGCCTTAAAGGGGTCTGAGAAATTCAGACCTAAATGGCCTCAATCTGACACTGATTTATCTCATGACGATGAAGAAAAGATGAGAGAACCAGATATAGTGAAGGAAAGAAGGCTAATTTCACATACTGGGCAAGAACAAGGGCACTTGGCAATAACTGAGCATAATGTAGAGGTTGAGATGGAAGAACTTGAAGAATCTGAAGTCTTCCAGATGGACATTGATGCTGAGAATCGGTATACACCCCCAGGTAGTGTTGTTCACACCAACATCCCAGAATTTTCTGTTCCTGGTGAGCCGTGTGGCAATCAAAACTTGGTGACTCCAGCAAAGCACTTTGAGCATTCTGCTACAGCAGCGGGAATGAGACAGGTTTTAACAAATATGCAGGACAGATGTTCCACAAGTATGAAGTCAGTTTACTTGGAAACATGTGATGAGTTCAGTCATCATACAAGAAGACAGGGATCCTCAGAAAGCAGCTCCTCATCGCCTCCTGTCCTAGAACCCATCTATGGCAAGGAATCAAAACAGCCTGAGCTTGTAAAACTTCACCAGATGGGCACCCAGAATACTACCATTACTTTAAGTAAAGAAGCATCCAGCTTAAGTGTACTTCCTAGGCAAGGCAACAGAAGATTTTCTAAAAGCTCAGAGGAAGCTGTTTGCCATTCGAACAGTCTGGACTCCAGTAGACATCAGGATCAACATGATACTTTGGATGCCACTGCCCAGAACTCCAGAAATACACAAGAGCCTGTTTCTGCAAAGCTGAAAGAGAAATCGGTTACAGCCTTACCTCATCCTTTTGATGCAAGCAAGCATTGTGCTGACCATGAAAGGGTTGACTTCTTTGACGACATTTACAATG GTGCTGTGATTCCATCGTTTAGCAGTGATTCCTCTGATGATGAATTGAGTGAAGGGCTAGATTCACCTTTAAAATT TTCTGCAGCTCATCATTCATCACCTTCATCACGATGTGATTCACTTAGCTTGCAGCATAACAGT AACTTGGTGGATGAGGCCACACCTGATACATCCATTCACTCCTTCAGTACAGCACAGCCTGCAGCTCAGTATTCTTTGGATTACCTGCTCATggagaccaaaaaaaat GAGGCAGTCAACAAAGAGATTCAGACCCTGCAAGAAAAACTTCAG AGAGGAATCTTGCTTGGAGGCTTTGAGGCTGTAGGCGAGAATGAATGCAACTCTGATGATG ATGGTCTTTCAGCAGAACATCGAGAAGCACTTGAAAAA TTAAAGCTCAACTATAGCCACATTCCAGAAGTACACCCTGGTGAAGTAGTTTTGCTAGCTACAGGCTGTGGCAGAATATTTAACGAAGCACTGTCACCTCTCAGGTGTGGATTTTCACCTTCAAACAACAGCAGTCTGGAAAAAGAGATTGCCAACATCCAGCCAG CATATGTGTCTGATCTGATTTGCTCAGGAGTTATATCCATGACCTCCTTATCCTGCAAGGAGTCCTTAATGCGGTGGATGTTCTTTCTGT CTTCGGTGCATAGTAATGGGATCATTGCACTGAAGTGTGTTGAGGAGATAGCTGAAATGATACAATGGCATATGGAAACAAATAGACCAGAATGTAACACTTGGTCTCCAGAAATTTCTGACATCCTGCGTATTTTTGTCAACTGGG GAGCCAAGCCAGAGAAAGTCATATTTGATCAGAGTGTTGTATGTAATATAAATCAGTTGAG TGAGGTGCTGGATGAAGGACATTCTGTACCTCAGCCTAAAGTGACCTACAGAAACATCGAAGCTGTATTGAGGGTGTTGTCATCTTGTCTTCAG GCCTAG